A window from Hemicordylus capensis ecotype Gifberg chromosome 2, rHemCap1.1.pri, whole genome shotgun sequence encodes these proteins:
- the RBFA gene encoding LOW QUALITY PROTEIN: putative ribosome-binding factor A, mitochondrial (The sequence of the model RefSeq protein was modified relative to this genomic sequence to represent the inferred CDS: deleted 1 base in 1 codon), whose protein sequence is MWSLRNGSAAVISATDAAVARSRAILPHGTAALGSACWWQSSAFSCADGGLFLRKYPQCRALHCSALLCGSRNLLRKLVFKHKKKFWYESPTLGSHLVCKPSNLGSALNLAPPKVNKEDSIRKRTLNSLFFKAVRDVLSTCEAGQEVYDLNVELSKASLTSDFSVCRIYWKSTVNKEQDYYIDSVLRKRAPRIRHILISSQVLKTIPIIVFVRDKEDAALREIEALFETLDFGPQNEENELVQNHFDEPGSTTDTTHLDTKDSSIYSNMFGIDHEALNKQIIEYKKMKKDKEIEGVGLSERQQEQLAEIRKHKKMRWQKTKKPSDDDITPQKYLMDKYSEDYWDNTAASSQENEVEFELQEMENELEVDDGTTKLKQTNKLK, encoded by the exons ATGTGGAGCCTTCGAAATGGATCTGCAGCTGTAATCAGTGCCACTGATGCAGCAGTCGCCAGAAGCCGAGCGATCCTGCCACACGGAACAGCAGCATTGGGCTCAGCTTGCTGGTGGCAGAGTTCTGCTTTCAGCTGCGCTGATGGAGGCCTGTTTCTGCGGAAGTACCCCCAATGCCGAGCTCTGCACTGCTCTGCCCTCCTCTGCGGTTCCCGGAACCTCCTAAGGAAGCTAGTCTTTAAACACAA gAAGAAGTTTTGGTATGAAAGCCCTACCTTGGGTTCTCACTTG gtgtgCAAGCCATCAAACTTGGGCAGTGCATTAAATCTTGCTCCACCAAAGGTGAACAAAGAAGACAGCATCCGTAAAAGGACTCTAAATAGCCTGTTCTTTAAAGCTGTGAGAGATGTGCTAAGTACTTGTGAAGCTGGCCAGGAAGTTTATGACCTCAATGTGGAACTCTCTAAG GCATCCCTCACCTCGGATTTTTCAGTGTGTCGAATATATTGGAAGTCTACTGTTAATAAAGAACAAGATTATTATATTGATAGCGTTCTACGGAAGAGAGCTCCACGTATAAG acACATCCTGATTTCCAGTCAGGTCCTAAAAACTATTCCTATAATAGTGTTTGTTAGAGACAAAGAAGATGCTGCTCTAAGAGAG ATTGAGGCGTTATTTGAAACTCTTGATTTTGGGCCTCAAAATGAAGAAAATGAATTGGTTCAAAATCATTTCGA TGAACCAGGATCCACTACAGATACCACACATTTGGATACTAAGGATTCTTCCATCTACTCTAATATGTTTGGGATTGATCATGAAGCGTTAAATAAGCAAATCATTGAATACAAAAAAATGAAAAAGGACAAGGAAATAGAAGGAGTTGGGTTGTCAGAGCGGCAGCAGGAACAGCTGGCTGAGATACGAAAGCACAAGAAAATGAGATGGCAGAAAACAAAGAAACCGTCTGATGATGACATCACACCTCAGAAATACTTAATGGACAAATACAGTGAAGATTACTGGGACAATACAGCTGCGTCCTCACAAGAAAATGAAGTGGAATTTGAATTACAGGAAATGGAAAATGAACTGGAAGTAGATGAT GGAACCACAAAACTTAAGCAAACGAATAAGCTCAAGTAA
- the LOC128344105 gene encoding uncharacterized protein LOC128344105 codes for MLLLPFPPTPQAALGRRGTGLIFVPDRTSRTSLLGPDPRASPETSLKGSSSIQASMRSLGSNAPLHNDSVLEQQVGGRLAFFAHQWTRTSTDAWVQRIVSQGYSLEFLSRPPDRFLSSPLSRNIRKQALMLKAIRHLLDIRAIELVPPEEAGHGVYSILFLVPKKTTEWRAILDLKFVNCFLKGRHFRMETLRSILMALQEGDYLASIDLKEAYLHVPIHPLDRRFLRFAYAGVHYQYRALPFGLSTAPRVFTKIMVALVAHLRTRGIHLYPFLDDLLIRSPSWDKGLLDIRETLAVLASHGFLVNRKKSSLVPSNVIQHLGTIIDVSGDGPSHRRKETKVACHLLQAAGSNSGTNSVSLPLTGPDGFHDRDCALGAFLFSSSTVAPPTPSGTHHEQVETQGVPDFSRSSVPQVVDVPGSPQGGEFPAGRPGHGDDRRKSLRMGRSLRPSGGSGSVVRRRALPIHQLVGAPGDSASPGSIPSRDSGSARARAHRQCHRQGTSQSSGGNKVLALNVRSRDSVALGRKEPGLIGGRSYQWGGQLGGRLAKPVSAGSGGMDPGRSSVQGDCPPVRGSPSRPLCTSSQLQGAQIFLQVSISGGRGGGCSDVPLAAGSALCFPTLCGVIPDGAEDQIPESRSHPCGSALATAAVVFGPGRPLDRTPSTSGNSSASSPPGFCPSSKPSVAQSSRLEIERDSLARCGYPVAVQDTILASRRPSTARIYQSTWQAYTQWCLASGGDPLAPSATQVLGFLQMGLDKGLRPNTLRRQVFAISSVLGVPGVPSVAAHPHVQRFLKGAAALKPPPIHRFPTWDLNLVLGPSQRHHSNLCALFLYGF; via the coding sequence atgcttcttcttccttttcctcccactCCTCAAGCAGCTTTGGGCAGAAGGGGTACCGGTCTAATTTTCGTGCCCGACAGAACAAGCAGGACAAGCCTTCTTGGTCCAGACCCCAGGGCTTCTCCAGAGACCAGCCTCAAGGGAAGTTCCAGCATTCAGGCCAGTATGCGAAGTCTGGGTTCAAATGCCCCTCTCCACAATGACTCCGTGCTGGAGCAGCAGGTGGGCGGCCGGCTGGCATTCTTTGCCCACCAGTGGACCCGGACGTCCACAGATGCCTGGGTTCAGCGCATAGTTTCCCAGGGATACAGCCTGGAGTTCCTATCCCGGCCCCCGGACCGGTTCCTCTCCTCTCCGCTATCCCGCAACATACGCAAGCAGGCCCTGATGCTCAAGGCAATTCGCCACCTGCTCGACATCAGGGCAATCGAGCTGGTCCCCCCAGAGGAGGCGGGACATGGAGTTTATTCTATACTATTTTTGGTTCCAAAAAAGACCACAGAATGGAGGGCCATTTTGGACTTAAAGTTTGTCAATTGCTTCCTCAAGGGGAGGCATTTTCggatggaaaccctgaggtccATCCTCATGGCCCTCCAGGAAGGGGACTACTTGGCCTCCATAGACCTcaaggaggcctacctccatgttCCCATTCACCCTCTGGACAGGAGGTTTCTGCGGTTTGCGTATGCAGGGGTCCATTACCAGTACCGGGCGCTCCCCTTCGGTCTCTCGACTGCGCCGCGAGTGTTCACCAAGATtatggtggcactcgtggcgcaCTTGAGGACCAGGGGGATACATCTTTACCCTTTTCTGGACGATCTTTTAATAAGGTCGCCATCTTGGGACAAAGGGCTTCTGGACATCAGGGAGACCCTAGCGGTCTTAGCCAGTCATGGGTTTCTAGTGAACCGCAAAAAGAGTTCCCTGGTCCCCAGCAATGTGATTCAACATTTGGGGACGATAATAGACGTCTCGGGGGACGGTCCATCTCACCGACGAAAGGAGACAAAAGTTGCTTGCCACTTGCTGCAAGCTGCGGGGTCAAACTCAGGCACAAATTCTGTATCTCTCCCACTTACAGGGCCTGATGGCTTCCACGATCGGGATTGTGCCCTGGGCGCGTTTTTATTCTCGTCCTCTACAGTGGCTCCTCCTACCCCTTCAGGAACTCATCACGAGCAGGTCGAGACTCAAGGTGTCCCTGACTTCTCGCGTTCATCTGTCCCTCAGGTGGTGGATGTCCCGGGCTCTCCGCAGGGGGGTGAGTTTCCTGCCGGTCGACCGGGTCATGGTGACGACCGACGCAAGTCTCTCAGGATGGGGAGGTCACTGCGGCCCTCAGGTGGCTCAGGGTCCGTGGTCAGACGTAGAGCGTTGCCAATCCATCAATTGGTTGGAGCTCCGGGCGATTCGGCTAGTCCTGGCTCGATTCCTTCCCGAGATTCGGGGTCGGCACGTGCTCGTGCGCACCGACAATGCCACCGCCAAGGCACATCTCAATCGTCAGGGGGAAACAAGGTCTTGGCCCTTAATGTGCGAAGCCGAGACTCTGTTGcactgggcagaaaagaacctggCCTCATTGGAGGCCGATCATATCAGTGGGGTGGACAACTCGGTGGCAGACTGGCTAAGCCGGTCTCAGCTGGATCAGGGGGAATGGATCCTGGACGATCGAGTGTTCAGGGAGATTGTCCTCCGGTTCGGGGTTCCCCTAGTCGACCTCTTTGCACTTCCAGTCAActccaaggtgcccagatttTTCTCCAGGTTTCCATCTCCGGGGGCAGAGGCGGTGGATGCTCTGATGTCCCCCTGGCCGCAGGGTCTGCTCTATGCTTTCCCACCCTTTGCGGTGTTATCCCGGACGGTGCGGAGGATCAGATACCAGAAAGCAGAAGTCATCCTTGTGGCTCCGCATTGGCCACGGCGGCCGTGGTTTTCGGACCTGGTCGCCCTCTCGATAGAACCCCCTCTACCTCTGGGAACTCGAGCGCATCTTCTCCACCAGGGTTCTGTCCTTCATCCAAACCCAGCGTGGCTCAATCTTCACGCTTGGAGATTGAGCGGGACTCTCTAGCGCGTTGTGGATACCCCGTTGCGGTCCAGGATACTATCTTGGCCTCGAGGCGGCCGTCCACGGCTCGTATATACCAGTCCACCTGGCAAGCCTATACTCAGTGGTGTCTCGCCTCTGGGGGGGACCCTCTGGCGCCTTCGGCAACGCAGGTCTTAGGCTTCTTGCAGATGGGTCTAGATAAGGGCCTCCGTCCCAACACTCTGCGTCGCCAGGTGTTCGCTATTTCGTCTGTGCTAGGGGTTCCAGGAGTCCCTTCCGTGGCTGCACATCCCCATGTACAGCGTTTCCTGAAGGGAGCAGCTGCCTTAAAGCCCCCTCCCATCCATCGTTTTCCCACGTGGGATCTCAATTTAGTTCTCGGGCCCTCTCAAAGGCACCATTCGAACCTTTGCGCGCTGTTCCTCTACGGATTCTAA